The Elusimicrobiota bacterium sequence CGGTAATTTTTTCGTCGAATTTTTCTCCCGTGCGGCCGTCATACATGGTGAACTTGCAATAGTCACTGGGAAGGAATTCGTCGGGGGTACCGTTGCCCTTAAGCTTTTTCTTGGCTTCGCGAATCTTTTCAATCACCTGCTCTTCTTTTGCCCCATCGAAGACGGAGGTATTCATCTGCGCGCCCAGCTGTTTAGCAGCCCACCCCAGCATCGTTTCGAGCAACTGTCCCACATTCATTCGGGACGGGACACCCAGAGGAGAAAGCACCACATCGACCGGCGTGCCATCCGGAAGGAACGGCATATCCTCCTGAGCAACGATACGGGAGACCACTCCTTTATTCCCGTGCCGGCCAGCCAGCTTATCTCCGACCTGAACTTTGCGCTTAATCGCGATATAAACTTTAACGATCTTATTCACCGTTACAGGCAACTCATCACCCAGCTTCAACGCTTCCTTTTCTCGGGCCATTTCCAGACGAAGCTGCTGTTCTTTTCGCTGCGAGTAGACCTTGATTTTCTCTTTCTCATCATCCGCTTCACGGCTGGAGAACTTCTTTTCTTCCTTTAAGCGATCGACGTCCTCAATCCGGAGTTTGCGATCCTCCCGGATCGCTTCAACCAGCTTCTCGTAATGGGCTTCAATATCCCTCGTGCGGCGGTTTTCTTCTTTCAGCGCCATCTTTTCCCGGCGAACAAAAACGCGCACACCGATCACTTTCCCAGACACGCCCGGCGGCACACGCAAAGAAGCATCCATCGTATCTTCGGCCTTCTTACCGAAAATGACTTTCAAAAGCCGCTCTTCAGGCGTCACTTGTTGCTCGCCTTTAGGAGCCACTTTACCCACCAGAATATCACCGGGAATCACTTCCGCTCCTGGCCGCACAATACCGGTTTCATCCAGATTAATCAGTGCATCGGCACCGACATTCGGGATATCGCGAGTGATTTCCTCAGCCCCCATCTTGGTATCGCGGGCTTCCATTTGGAACTCGTGGATATGGACAGACGTCAGAAGATCGTCACGAACGACGCGATCCGACAATAAAATGGCGTCTTCGTAATTGCATCCTTCCCAGGGCATGAAAGCCACCAGGAGGTTGCGACCCAAGGCCAACTCCCCACCGCTCGTGGCCGGCCCGTCGGCAATCATTTGACCCCGTTTCACCTTATCGCCTTTTTGCACAGACGGGGTCTGGTTGACCGTCGTATCCTGATTCGATCGGATATATTTTTTCAATCGATAAATATCAATGTGTTTATCCATTCGGGCGTGAGGTTCCCCTTCCGGCAAAGGCTCATCCGAATGAAGGGCGATCTCATCTGCAGAAACCGCGATGACCTGTCCACCGCGCCGGGCGGTAATGGCGGCACCGGAATCCCGGGCCACGCGTTCTTCAATACCGGTTCCAACGAGCGGCGGATCAGCCACCAGAAGCGGGACCGCTTGCCGTTGCATGTTGGATCCCATCAAGGCGCGGTTCGCGTCATCGTGTTCCAAGAATGGAATAAGCGCCGTAGAAACGGACACCACCTGCATCGGGGAAATGTCCATATAGTCGATTTCTTCCGGCGGAAATTCGCGGAAATCCCCTCGGTAGCGACAAAGAATACGAGGGGTTGAAAATTTACCGTTTTTGTCGAGAGGCGCGTTGGCCTGCGCAACAACTAGATCGTTTTCGCGATCAGCCGTCAGATACTCCACTTCATCCGTCACGCGGCCATTGGAAGCTTTCCGGTAGGGGGACTCAATCAATCCGTACTCATTGACTCGAGCATAGCAAGCCAGGGAGGAAATCAGACCGATGTTCGGACCCTCCGGAGTTTCAATCGGGCAGATACGCCCATAATGAGTATGGTGTACGTCACGAACTTCAAAACCAGCGCGTTTCCGGTGAAGACCGCCGGGACCCAAAGCCGAAAGACGCCGTTTATGCGTGAGTTCCGCCAACGGATTGGTCTGATCCATGAATTGGGAAAGCTGAGAACTTCCAAAGAATTTTCGGACAATCGCCACCACCGGAGCCGCATTCATGATCCCGCGCGGTGCCAGTGTCGCTTTATCCTGGACATTCATCCGTTCGCGAACAATACGCGCCATTTGGGACAATCCAATGCGGATCTGATTCTCCAAGAGCTCGCCGACCGCACGAACACGACGGTTCCCCAGGTGATCGATATCGTCCATTTCGATGGGATGGGATTCTTTCCCAACCATCACTTCGCTGACATCGTTATTCAGGAGAATAATGTATTTGATGGTGCAGACAATGTCTTCCGGAGTCAACGTACGCTTTCTTTCATTGGGCACTTCATACTTCAATCCCGGTCGTTGCGTGATCCATTCACTCAAGGGCGCTAATTTTTTATTGATTTTGTAACGACCGACACGCGTTAAATCATATTTGCGGATCGACTTAAAAAGAAGGTTGTCGAGATACGTCTCTGCTTGATCGGCTGCGATAAACTCCTGCGCACGTAGTACGCGATAAATCATGTTAATGGAATCTTTACGACTCTTCAGATTGTCCTTGGCCAGCGTATTGCGGATGGTCACATCGTTAACCGCCGGGTCCAGAATCAGGAGAGTCACGTCTGACACTTTTTTGGCATAGAGCTGCGCCACATTCTCGCGCGTCAGCTCCCGATTCGCTTCAAATAGAACTTCTCCATTTTGTTTCAGAACCACATCGGTTGCCAGAATTCGCCCGACTAAAACATCGGCTTTGCCATCTTCAACCTTTAATGTCTCCTGGTCATAAAATACGCGCAAAATATCTTCATCCGACTCCAAGCCCATGGCTCTCAGAAGGACGGTGGCAGGCAGTTTCTTATGTTTATCGAGCCTCACAAAAAGAGCGTTATTCAAATCGTACTCAAACTCAACCCACGCGCCGCGGTAGGGGATCATACGAGCGAAGAAAAGGTTTTTCCCGTAGGAGGAAATTTTCTTTTCTTCGTCTTCTTCAAAAATAACACCCGGCGAGCGATGGAGCTGGCTGACCACAACGCGTTCAGCTCCGTTAATGACATAGGTGGCATTTTCCGTCATAAGCGGAATATCACAGATATAGACATCTTGTTCAGCGATTTGTTTGACTTTGCCGTTTTCTTCGCGCTGGAGGATGCGGAAGGTGGCTTTGAGAGGAGCGGAGTAGATAGTATCTTTGGCCAAGGCTTCTTCGACCGTATACCGTGATTCTCCCAGATCATATGCAACAAACTCGAGCGTTAAGCTCTCATCGTTGTTGCTGATAGGAAAAACATCCAGAAAAGCAGCCTGCAATCCTTGTATCTTCCGCTTTTCGGGGGGAACAGTCCATTGCAGAAACTCGGCCATGGACGTCTTCTGCATGGCCAAGAGTTCCGGCAACGGAATTATGGACGGGATCCGCGAAAAAGTAACTTTCTCCAAGCTATCCTCCTGTTTTAATGCGTGGTCTTAATACAGGTCCGTTGATTTGGTTACTTAATTTCGACGGTAGCACCAACATCGGTCAATTTCTTTTTTAGATCTTCGGCTTGACCCTTATTGACGCCTTCTTTGACCGGTTTGGGAGCGCCTTCAACCAGATCCTTCGCTTCTTTCAGGCCGAGTCCGGTGATTTCGCGAACCACCTTGATCACGGGGATCTTGTTCGCACCGCCACTGACGAGAACAACGGAAAATTCCGTCTTCTCTTCAGCCGCTGCACCACCCGCCGCCGGAGCACCCGCGACTGGAGCAAACGCCATGGGCGCTGCTGCCTTCACACCAAATTTATCTTCTAAGGACTTCACCAGTTCTGACACTTCCAGAATGGAGAGTTTGGAGATTTGTTCGACTAACTCTGTCATGCTTGCCATATGATCCTCCTGAGGACTACCGTTTGGAACGACCGCCTCTGATGGCCGGACACCCGGCGACCGGGGATCGTCTTGGTTCTAATTTTGCTCTGGCGATTTCTTGGCGACCTGGTCTAGGACGCTCACCAGATCACGCACCGGAGCTTGCAGAACGCTGACCAAATTAACCAGCGGCGCCTGCAACGTCCCTAAAAGTGTTGCGAGCAGAACTTCCCGTGTTGGCAGAGAAGCAATCGCCTTCAGTTCTGCGGCCGTGACAACTTTTCCATCAAAATAACCACCATTGATTTTGAGGCTCACGTGTGTCTTGGCAAATTCAAAAACAGCCTTGGTCGTTGCGATCGCATCGCCGCGCTCCAGGACTATAGCGCTCGGCCCCTGCAACGCATCGGCTAAAGCTTCCATGCCGGCCTGACGCAACGCGATGCGCGTGAGGCTGTTTTTCACAACATGGCATTCGCCCTGCAACGCGCGCAGCTTTAGACGCATTTCATTTAACTCGACCGTTTTCATGGCCTTGAAGCCTGCCACGATAAAGCCGTTGCAATCTTTTGTCTGTTTCTCTATATCCTCAACCGCTTTAATTTTTTGTTGTGTAGGCATAGTTAAAAAGAAGCTATCGTAAATCCGACGGTGGCGGCTGTTTCATAAAGGAACCGACCTTCCATCTGAATTCGGACATCCGGAGTAACCTGAACGGGCAAACCCGCAACGATCGAAAGATTGCCGTGTGCGTGACCGGAAATACCGTCGGTCGCTCCGGCCTCTGGCCTGTTATCTCTCCACGTCGCCGAACTCCCGAAACTCCGCAAACCCGCATACGGCGTCAGGCGTTTCAATCGCAAAGTGGCCAGTACCGCCCCATGGTATTCAACGCCCGATACTCTCTGATCAATCGTTGTGACGGTATTGCCGGAGATCAATCGATCAAGCGGCACCTGAAAACCCGTTGCACCGACACTCAATTGAATCCCTGGACGATACCCGGTCGCAGGGAACACTTCATTGTAAAGATCAACTCCGTAAAGATAGCCAGATCGGCTCTGCCACTGACTCCCTTGAGCGTCCTCTTGGGGATCCA is a genomic window containing:
- the rplL gene encoding 50S ribosomal protein L7/L12, which gives rise to MASMTELVEQISKLSILEVSELVKSLEDKFGVKAAAPMAFAPVAGAPAAGGAAAEEKTEFSVVLVSGGANKIPVIKVVREITGLGLKEAKDLVEGAPKPVKEGVNKGQAEDLKKKLTDVGATVEIK
- the rplJ gene encoding 50S ribosomal protein L10, which gives rise to MPTQQKIKAVEDIEKQTKDCNGFIVAGFKAMKTVELNEMRLKLRALQGECHVVKNSLTRIALRQAGMEALADALQGPSAIVLERGDAIATTKAVFEFAKTHVSLKINGGYFDGKVVTAAELKAIASLPTREVLLATLLGTLQAPLVNLVSVLQAPVRDLVSVLDQVAKKSPEQN
- the rpoB gene encoding DNA-directed RNA polymerase subunit beta, which produces MEKVTFSRIPSIIPLPELLAMQKTSMAEFLQWTVPPEKRKIQGLQAAFLDVFPISNNDESLTLEFVAYDLGESRYTVEEALAKDTIYSAPLKATFRILQREENGKVKQIAEQDVYICDIPLMTENATYVINGAERVVVSQLHRSPGVIFEEDEEKKISSYGKNLFFARMIPYRGAWVEFEYDLNNALFVRLDKHKKLPATVLLRAMGLESDEDILRVFYDQETLKVEDGKADVLVGRILATDVVLKQNGEVLFEANRELTRENVAQLYAKKVSDVTLLILDPAVNDVTIRNTLAKDNLKSRKDSINMIYRVLRAQEFIAADQAETYLDNLLFKSIRKYDLTRVGRYKINKKLAPLSEWITQRPGLKYEVPNERKRTLTPEDIVCTIKYIILLNNDVSEVMVGKESHPIEMDDIDHLGNRRVRAVGELLENQIRIGLSQMARIVRERMNVQDKATLAPRGIMNAAPVVAIVRKFFGSSQLSQFMDQTNPLAELTHKRRLSALGPGGLHRKRAGFEVRDVHHTHYGRICPIETPEGPNIGLISSLACYARVNEYGLIESPYRKASNGRVTDEVEYLTADRENDLVVAQANAPLDKNGKFSTPRILCRYRGDFREFPPEEIDYMDISPMQVVSVSTALIPFLEHDDANRALMGSNMQRQAVPLLVADPPLVGTGIEERVARDSGAAITARRGGQVIAVSADEIALHSDEPLPEGEPHARMDKHIDIYRLKKYIRSNQDTTVNQTPSVQKGDKVKRGQMIADGPATSGGELALGRNLLVAFMPWEGCNYEDAILLSDRVVRDDLLTSVHIHEFQMEARDTKMGAEEITRDIPNVGADALINLDETGIVRPGAEVIPGDILVGKVAPKGEQQVTPEERLLKVIFGKKAEDTMDASLRVPPGVSGKVIGVRVFVRREKMALKEENRRTRDIEAHYEKLVEAIREDRKLRIEDVDRLKEEKKFSSREADDEKEKIKVYSQRKEQQLRLEMAREKEALKLGDELPVTVNKIVKVYIAIKRKVQVGDKLAGRHGNKGVVSRIVAQEDMPFLPDGTPVDVVLSPLGVPSRMNVGQLLETMLGWAAKQLGAQMNTSVFDGAKEEQVIEKIREAKKKLKGNGTPDEFLPSDYCKFTMYDGRTGEKFDEKITVGYMYIIKLAHLVEDKIHARSTGPYSLITRQPLGGKAQFGGQRFGEMEVWAVEAYGAAHCLQEFLTVKSDDVTGRAKMYEAIIKGETFSEPGVPESFKVLARELRALGLNIELVRSDQNKSGSGSKSTGAGKVSEEVGAKS